Genomic window (Granulicella arctica):
CAACTGCGGGATACCAGCCTGAGCATGAGAAGGATCGCAAATGCTAGTCCGGCGTAGCACGTGAAGCCAATCGCGTAGGAGCCGGTGTGCTGTTTGGACTGGCTGAGGGCGAGGGGAAGGATGGAGCCACCGAGTGCGCCGATTTCGCCGATCATGCCGCCAGCGACGGCGGTGGTGAGGGGCCAGCGGAGGGGGACCATCTGGAAGGTGGCACCGTTGCCGGCGCCGAGGGCGGCGAAGCACAGCATGAAGAAGGCAGTTGTGATGGTGAGGGAAGGTGCAGTTGTGAGGCCAAAGAGACCGGCGATGGCAATCAGGAATACGACGGAAAGAGTAGTGATGCCGCCGATGCGATCGGCGAACCAGCCGCCGATGACGCGGGTGAGACTGCCGGTGAGGGTAGCAAAGACGGTGTAGGTGCCGGCCTGGACCTTGGTCATGTGGAACTGGCTGACGTAGAAGGTGGGCAGGAAGGTGGCGAGGCCGATGAAGCCGCCAAAGGTGATGATGTAGACGAGATTGAAGTACCAGCCATCTTTCTCGACGAGGCATTTGAGGTGGCCGGCGAGGGTCTGGTGTTCGATGTCCGGTGGTTCTTTCGCGAAGAAGATCATGGTGGAGAGCGGGAGAAGCATCATGCAGGCAGCGAAGCCATAGACGTGCTGCCAGCCGAAGTGCATGGCGAGGCGAGGGGCGAAGAGGGCGGCGAGGGCGGTGCCGCTGTTGCCTGCGCCGGCGATCCCCATAGCGAGACCCTTATGTTCCCGAGGGAACCATCCGGAGCCGAGCGAGAGCGCGACGCCGAAGCTGGCACCGGCCATGCCAAGCAGGACGCCCATGGCGAGGACGTTGTGGAAGGTATGGACGAAG
Coding sequences:
- a CDS encoding nitrate/nitrite transporter → MASYKLFLKSGHPPTLLAAFLYFDFSFAIWVLNGAMGPFITEAFRLSPAQTGLMIAVPTMAGALMRFPLGVISQYIGRKNAAIVEMSAIIIALLYGFFFVHTFHNVLAMGVLLGMAGASFGVALSLGSGWFPREHKGLAMGIAGAGNSGTALAALFAPRLAMHFGWQHVYGFAACMMLLPLSTMIFFAKEPPDIEHQTLAGHLKCLVEKDGWYFNLVYIITFGGFIGLATFLPTFYVSQFHMTKVQAGTYTVFATLTGSLTRVIGGWFADRIGGITTLSVVFLIAIAGLFGLTTAPSLTITTAFFMLCFAALGAGNGATFQMVPLRWPLTTAVAGGMIGEIGALGGSILPLALSQSKQHTGSYAIGFTCYAGLAFAILLMLRLVSRSWIKTWVGPGGRARIVTPVHSLQEAATFAAD